A region of Dioscorea cayenensis subsp. rotundata cultivar TDr96_F1 chromosome 5, TDr96_F1_v2_PseudoChromosome.rev07_lg8_w22 25.fasta, whole genome shotgun sequence DNA encodes the following proteins:
- the LOC120262364 gene encoding uncharacterized protein LOC120262364 translates to MASISDPQPQPQPLVLYPHSISSQASAPSSNGSFGPVFIVLAVIAVVAILACIIGRLCARRFCKAKTTSHLEDDIEFAFEINFPARKPGAGAVGNGMHKGGGKGMHVGMKEAASMHAEAGWKKGRSMPPVIPAGKASFVTEF, encoded by the coding sequence ATGGCATCCATTTCTGACCCTCAACCTCAACCTCAACCTCTGGTGTTATACCCACACAGCATCTCTAGCCAAGCAAGTGCTCCAAGCTCTAATGGTTCATTTGGACCAGTGTTTATAGTTTTGGCAGTGATTGCTGTTGTGGCTATACTGGCTTGTATTATTGGCAGGCTATGTGCTAGGCGTTTCTGCAAAGCAAAGACAACAAGTCACTTAGAAGATGATATAGAGTTTGCATTTGAGATAAATTTCCCAGCAAGAAAACCAGGAGCAGGTGCAGTTGGGAATGGAATGCATAAAGGAGGAGGAAAAGGAATGCATGTTGGGATGAAAGAAGCTGCATCCATGCATGCTGAAGCTGGTTGGAAGAAAGGCAGGTCTATGCCTCCTGTTATTCCTGCAGGCAAGGCAAGTTTTGTCACTGAGTTTTAG
- the LOC120260572 gene encoding dof zinc finger protein DOF5.6 isoform X2: MGIVSEEGGMDSSSSPSGDMIVCSRQPLMERRLRPQHDHALKCPRCDSTHTKFCYYNNYSLSQPRYFCKTCRRYWTKGGSLRNVPVGGGCRKNKRSNNKKHSEQLLHQPQPISSFHDGTTDLHLSFPPMQLPLLESLPDTPRNLNFMEFKYNPILESPVNGLDLMDGKFGSMLGSARGHMFMNGCDLGVVGGDHHVNHQMFNNGASGAPFGFSVEGGHGALMEACQRLALPFGGHEEDPNAIEVKPAGRVLSLEWQDQGCSDVGRDSFGYSNGLGLWTGMIGSQGSSAAI; encoded by the exons ATG GGAATTGTTAGTGAAGAAGGTGGCATggactcctcctcctccccatCCGGCGACATGATTGTGTGCTCACGGCAACCGTTGATGGAGCGTAGGCTCCGGCCtcagcacgatcatgctctcaAATGCCCTCGCTGTGATTCAACACACACAAAGTTCTGCTACTACAACAACTACAGCCTTTCACAGCCGAGGTATTTCTGCAAGACTTGCCGAAGATATTGGACTAAAGGTGGCTCGCTGAGGAACGTACCCGTCGGCGGTGGCTGCCGAAAGAATAAGAGatcaaacaacaagaaacacTCTGAACAACTACTTCACCAACCTCAACCAATCTCTTCATTCCATGATGGCACTACTGATCTTCACCTCTCCTTCCCTCCAATGCAACTGCCTTTGCTTGAGTCCTTACCTGACACTCCTCGCAACCTTAATTTCATGGAGTTTAAGTACAACCCAATACTTGAGAGCCCAGTGAATGGTCTTGATCTCATGGATGGAAAGTTTGGATCAATGTTGGGAAGTGCAAGAGGTCATATGTTCATGAATGGATGTGATTTAGGAGTAGTGGGAGGAGATCATCATGTGAACCATCAAATGTTTAACAATGGAGCCAGTGGTGCTCCATTTGGGTTTTCAGTTGAAGGTGGTCATGGAGCATTGATGGAGGCTTGCCAGAGGTTGGCTTTGCCTTTTGGTGGTCATGAAGAAGATCCAAATGCCATCGAGGTGAAGCCGGCTGGTCGTGTGTTATCGCTCGAATGGCAAGATCAAGGATGCTCCGACGTCGGTCGAGACTCTTTTGGATACTCTAATGGGCTTGGTTTATGGACAGGGATGATCGGAAGCCAAGGATCTTCAGCTGCCATATGA
- the LOC120260572 gene encoding dof zinc finger protein DOF5.6 isoform X1 → MASSSMQVCLDTSDWLKGIVSEEGGMDSSSSPSGDMIVCSRQPLMERRLRPQHDHALKCPRCDSTHTKFCYYNNYSLSQPRYFCKTCRRYWTKGGSLRNVPVGGGCRKNKRSNNKKHSEQLLHQPQPISSFHDGTTDLHLSFPPMQLPLLESLPDTPRNLNFMEFKYNPILESPVNGLDLMDGKFGSMLGSARGHMFMNGCDLGVVGGDHHVNHQMFNNGASGAPFGFSVEGGHGALMEACQRLALPFGGHEEDPNAIEVKPAGRVLSLEWQDQGCSDVGRDSFGYSNGLGLWTGMIGSQGSSAAI, encoded by the exons ATGGCTAGCTCTTCAATGCAAGTTTGCTTGGATACTTCTGACTGGCTTAAG GGAATTGTTAGTGAAGAAGGTGGCATggactcctcctcctccccatCCGGCGACATGATTGTGTGCTCACGGCAACCGTTGATGGAGCGTAGGCTCCGGCCtcagcacgatcatgctctcaAATGCCCTCGCTGTGATTCAACACACACAAAGTTCTGCTACTACAACAACTACAGCCTTTCACAGCCGAGGTATTTCTGCAAGACTTGCCGAAGATATTGGACTAAAGGTGGCTCGCTGAGGAACGTACCCGTCGGCGGTGGCTGCCGAAAGAATAAGAGatcaaacaacaagaaacacTCTGAACAACTACTTCACCAACCTCAACCAATCTCTTCATTCCATGATGGCACTACTGATCTTCACCTCTCCTTCCCTCCAATGCAACTGCCTTTGCTTGAGTCCTTACCTGACACTCCTCGCAACCTTAATTTCATGGAGTTTAAGTACAACCCAATACTTGAGAGCCCAGTGAATGGTCTTGATCTCATGGATGGAAAGTTTGGATCAATGTTGGGAAGTGCAAGAGGTCATATGTTCATGAATGGATGTGATTTAGGAGTAGTGGGAGGAGATCATCATGTGAACCATCAAATGTTTAACAATGGAGCCAGTGGTGCTCCATTTGGGTTTTCAGTTGAAGGTGGTCATGGAGCATTGATGGAGGCTTGCCAGAGGTTGGCTTTGCCTTTTGGTGGTCATGAAGAAGATCCAAATGCCATCGAGGTGAAGCCGGCTGGTCGTGTGTTATCGCTCGAATGGCAAGATCAAGGATGCTCCGACGTCGGTCGAGACTCTTTTGGATACTCTAATGGGCTTGGTTTATGGACAGGGATGATCGGAAGCCAAGGATCTTCAGCTGCCATATGA
- the LOC120260572 gene encoding dof zinc finger protein DOF5.6 isoform X3, producing the protein MDSSSSPSGDMIVCSRQPLMERRLRPQHDHALKCPRCDSTHTKFCYYNNYSLSQPRYFCKTCRRYWTKGGSLRNVPVGGGCRKNKRSNNKKHSEQLLHQPQPISSFHDGTTDLHLSFPPMQLPLLESLPDTPRNLNFMEFKYNPILESPVNGLDLMDGKFGSMLGSARGHMFMNGCDLGVVGGDHHVNHQMFNNGASGAPFGFSVEGGHGALMEACQRLALPFGGHEEDPNAIEVKPAGRVLSLEWQDQGCSDVGRDSFGYSNGLGLWTGMIGSQGSSAAI; encoded by the coding sequence ATggactcctcctcctccccatCCGGCGACATGATTGTGTGCTCACGGCAACCGTTGATGGAGCGTAGGCTCCGGCCtcagcacgatcatgctctcaAATGCCCTCGCTGTGATTCAACACACACAAAGTTCTGCTACTACAACAACTACAGCCTTTCACAGCCGAGGTATTTCTGCAAGACTTGCCGAAGATATTGGACTAAAGGTGGCTCGCTGAGGAACGTACCCGTCGGCGGTGGCTGCCGAAAGAATAAGAGatcaaacaacaagaaacacTCTGAACAACTACTTCACCAACCTCAACCAATCTCTTCATTCCATGATGGCACTACTGATCTTCACCTCTCCTTCCCTCCAATGCAACTGCCTTTGCTTGAGTCCTTACCTGACACTCCTCGCAACCTTAATTTCATGGAGTTTAAGTACAACCCAATACTTGAGAGCCCAGTGAATGGTCTTGATCTCATGGATGGAAAGTTTGGATCAATGTTGGGAAGTGCAAGAGGTCATATGTTCATGAATGGATGTGATTTAGGAGTAGTGGGAGGAGATCATCATGTGAACCATCAAATGTTTAACAATGGAGCCAGTGGTGCTCCATTTGGGTTTTCAGTTGAAGGTGGTCATGGAGCATTGATGGAGGCTTGCCAGAGGTTGGCTTTGCCTTTTGGTGGTCATGAAGAAGATCCAAATGCCATCGAGGTGAAGCCGGCTGGTCGTGTGTTATCGCTCGAATGGCAAGATCAAGGATGCTCCGACGTCGGTCGAGACTCTTTTGGATACTCTAATGGGCTTGGTTTATGGACAGGGATGATCGGAAGCCAAGGATCTTCAGCTGCCATATGA
- the LOC120261618 gene encoding uncharacterized protein LOC120261618 isoform X2, whose product METLTQKPPDTQTLEPPMVVVEATVSPEADETLPVKEPQEKGLMLFSIGDLVWGRKDADQWWPGMVCDPSRAPDESPGRSSDAVLVAYFGGDDSFTWCLPSQLKPFKLEFPKMAAQSESKSFVSAVENALEEMERCLELELSCSCVVDEFSKQESRKFSVTNYEPIEFLKLVFDAAKDALAVNMLEITMLRSWALAIGRGGGQHRRKILDLIDKIDFDAPRGELMREDDGRVEVGAMADVSEEKNQGIKKRNMTNVSEEKDQKTKKRSMTKLIAEMDLNAVEVSDTEEEIDVVVAAVVNEEKHEDVKDPELVNSVVEVDDGTGSGKRERKKSKYLSYPYTDYIENNKNSTSPEDIEMKTPKKRGVLIGSPRKSRFSGDGFDKEEDQKSPVYKIDATPVSEILAELQATAVDGLHLKWNRLAKAVRGFLAVYRNSVFSDGSEFQAYQKHLSECGCMNGKGLDTAKVDCLKEDNNERSDKLKKGEANGEILDDGKMKRSGKGNALQKKKARKDNAEGQTTLLDSAPSLTLLKRQMRIDGGAPVNVSVEFTDDLGKGKSMGGRRKGKNNSNFQVAVDSGPKLWNAAKLSEALEKPNASGELSNGGSFVNPEHMVVEPPKSGDKSGQKRRNSKESITDALEGGKSGKKRKRNKNGNSCARPEALLLSFAPGTILPSKAELVAEFSKYGSLNEAGTEVHEDSFSARVVYMNSSDVEKALNSQDKTGVFAPPYATYRVHYLPGNFSPSELKLSVPQPLPYIRKNLERMITTLTGSSVPGKHAGQADGLKVDAKENLVGEMQGLLEKVNQLLDEPPTGYLVD is encoded by the exons ATGGAAACCCTAACCCAGAAACCACCTGACACCCAAACCCTAGAACCTCCAATGGTGGTAGTGGAAGCTACGGTTTCTCCAGAAGCTGATGAAACCCTACCTGTGAAGGAACCCCAGGAAAAGGGGTTAATGCTGTTCTCCATTGGTGATTTAGTTTGGGGGAGAAAGGATGCAGATCAATGGTGGCCTGGTATGGTCTGTGATCCATCACGGGCGCCGGACGAATCTCCAGGTAGGAGCTCTGATGCTGTCTTGGTTGCGTATTTCGGTGGTGACGACTCCTTCACCTGGTGTCTCCCTTCACAACTGAAGCCTTTCAAGCTTGAGTTCCCGAAAATGGCTGCTCAAAGTGAGTCGAAGAGCTTTGTAAGCGCTGTAGAGAATGCTCTAGAGGAGATGGAGCGGTGTCTGGAGCTGGAGTTGTCCTGCTCTTGTGTGGTCGATGAGTTTTCTAAGCAAGAAAGCAGGAAGTTTTCTGTCACTAATTATGAGCCAATTGAGTTTCTTAAGCTTGTTTTTGATGCAGCTAAAGATGCGTTGGCTGTGAATATGCTCGAAATCACAATGCTTAGGAGCTGGGCACTGGCGATTGGCCGCGGAGGTGGCCAGCATCGTCGCaaaatcttggatttgattGATAAGATCGATTTTGATGCTCCACGGGGGGAGTTGATGAGAGAGGATGATGGGAGAGTTGAAGTTGGTGCAATGGCAGATGTTTCAGAGGAGAAGAACCAGGGGATTAAGAAGAGGAATATGACCAACGTTTCAGAGGAGAAGGATCagaagacgaagaagaggaGCATGACCAAGCTCATTGCAGAGATGGATTTGAATGCTGTTGAGGTTAGTGATACGGAAGAAGAGATCGATGTGGTAGTTGCTGCTGTTGTTAATGAAGAGAAGCATGAGGATGTAAAGGATCCTGAGTTAGTGAATTCTGTTGTTGAAGTAGATGATGGAACTGGCTCTGGGAAGAGGGAAAGGAAGAAGAGCAAGTATTTATCTTATCCTTACACTGACTACATTGAGAATAACAAGAATTCGACATCACCAGAGGATATTGAGATGAAGACGCCAAAGAAACGTGGTGTGCTTATTGGGTCACCAAGGAAGTCAAGATTCAGTGGTGATGGATTTGATAAGGAAGAGGATCAGAAGAGTCCAGTGTATAAGATTGATGCCACTCCTGTATCTGAGATTTTAGCAGAGCTCCAGGCTACTGCTGTCGATGGCCTTCATCTGAAATGGAACCGCTTAGCAAAAGCAGTAAGGGGTTTCCTTGCTGTTTATCGAAACTCAGTGTTCTCTGATGGTTCAGAGTTTCAGGCTTACCAGAAACACCTCAGTGAATGTGGTTGCATGAATGGTAAAGGTCTGGATACTGCCAAGGTTGATTGTTTGAAAGAAGACAACAATGAGCGGAGTGACAAGCTGAAGAAAGGTGAAGCTAATGGAGAAATTTTGGATGATGGTAAAATGAAAAGGTCTGGGAAAGGTAATGCTTTGCAGAAAAAGAAGGCAAGGAAGGATAATGCTGAAGGGCAAACTACATTGTTGGATTCAGCTCCTAGTTTGACATTGTTGAAGAGGCAGATGAGGATTGATGGTGGAGCTCCAGTCAATGTGTCTGTGGAGTTTACAGATGATTTAGGGAAAGGTAAATCTATGGGTGGGAGGAGGAAGGGCAAGAACAATAGCAATTTCCAGGTTGCTGTAGATTCAGGACCAAAACTTTGGAATGCAGCCAAACTCAGTGAAGCTCTCGAAAAGCCGAATGCAAGCGGGGAGCTTTCAAATGGTGGATCATTTGTGAATCCTGAGCATATGGTTGTTGAACCTCCCAAAAGTGGTGATAAATCAGGGCAAAAGAGGAGAAACAGCAAGGAAAGCATTACCGATGCTTTGGAAGGTGGCAAATCAgggaagaaaaggaagagaaaCAAGAATGGAAATAGTTGTGCACGTCCAGAAGCTCTGCTCTTGTCATTTGCTCCAGGAACCATTCTGCCTTCCAAAGCTGAACTCGTTGCAGAATTCAGCAAGTATGGCAGCTTGAATGAGGCAGGCACAGAAGTGCATGAGGATTCATTCAGTGCCCGTGTTGTTTACATGAACAGCTCTGATGTCGAGAAAGCCTTGAACAGTCAAGATAAAACTGGAGTCTTTGCTCCTCCATATGCTACTTATCGTGTTCATTACCTACCTGGAAACTTCAGCCCCTCTGAACTAAAACTCTCTGTTCCACAGCCACTTCCTTACATTAGGAAAAACCTCGAGAGGATGATCACTACTCTGACCGGTTCTTCGGTTCCTGGCAAACATGCAGGGCAAGCAGATGGACTGAAGGTTGATGCAAAGGAAAATTTAGTTGGTGAGATGCAGGGACTTCTGGAGAAGGTCAACCAGCTACTTGATGAACCACCAACCG GTTACCTGGTGGATTAG
- the LOC120261618 gene encoding uncharacterized protein LOC120261618 isoform X1, which yields METLTQKPPDTQTLEPPMVVVEATVSPEADETLPVKEPQEKGLMLFSIGDLVWGRKDADQWWPGMVCDPSRAPDESPGRSSDAVLVAYFGGDDSFTWCLPSQLKPFKLEFPKMAAQSESKSFVSAVENALEEMERCLELELSCSCVVDEFSKQESRKFSVTNYEPIEFLKLVFDAAKDALAVNMLEITMLRSWALAIGRGGGQHRRKILDLIDKIDFDAPRGELMREDDGRVEVGAMADVSEEKNQGIKKRNMTNVSEEKDQKTKKRSMTKLIAEMDLNAVEVSDTEEEIDVVVAAVVNEEKHEDVKDPELVNSVVEVDDGTGSGKRERKKSKYLSYPYTDYIENNKNSTSPEDIEMKTPKKRGVLIGSPRKSRFSGDGFDKEEDQKSPVYKIDATPVSEILAELQATAVDGLHLKWNRLAKAVRGFLAVYRNSVFSDGSEFQAYQKHLSECGCMNGKGLDTAKVDCLKEDNNERSDKLKKGEANGEILDDGKMKRSGKGNALQKKKARKDNAEGQTTLLDSAPSLTLLKRQMRIDGGAPVNVSVEFTDDLGKGKSMGGRRKGKNNSNFQVAVDSGPKLWNAAKLSEALEKPNASGELSNGGSFVNPEHMVVEPPKSGDKSGQKRRNSKESITDALEGGKSGKKRKRNKNGNSCARPEALLLSFAPGTILPSKAELVAEFSKYGSLNEAGTEVHEDSFSARVVYMNSSDVEKALNSQDKTGVFAPPYATYRVHYLPGNFSPSELKLSVPQPLPYIRKNLERMITTLTGSSVPGKHAGQADGLKVDAKENLVGEMQGLLEKVNQLLDEPPTEGYLVD from the exons ATGGAAACCCTAACCCAGAAACCACCTGACACCCAAACCCTAGAACCTCCAATGGTGGTAGTGGAAGCTACGGTTTCTCCAGAAGCTGATGAAACCCTACCTGTGAAGGAACCCCAGGAAAAGGGGTTAATGCTGTTCTCCATTGGTGATTTAGTTTGGGGGAGAAAGGATGCAGATCAATGGTGGCCTGGTATGGTCTGTGATCCATCACGGGCGCCGGACGAATCTCCAGGTAGGAGCTCTGATGCTGTCTTGGTTGCGTATTTCGGTGGTGACGACTCCTTCACCTGGTGTCTCCCTTCACAACTGAAGCCTTTCAAGCTTGAGTTCCCGAAAATGGCTGCTCAAAGTGAGTCGAAGAGCTTTGTAAGCGCTGTAGAGAATGCTCTAGAGGAGATGGAGCGGTGTCTGGAGCTGGAGTTGTCCTGCTCTTGTGTGGTCGATGAGTTTTCTAAGCAAGAAAGCAGGAAGTTTTCTGTCACTAATTATGAGCCAATTGAGTTTCTTAAGCTTGTTTTTGATGCAGCTAAAGATGCGTTGGCTGTGAATATGCTCGAAATCACAATGCTTAGGAGCTGGGCACTGGCGATTGGCCGCGGAGGTGGCCAGCATCGTCGCaaaatcttggatttgattGATAAGATCGATTTTGATGCTCCACGGGGGGAGTTGATGAGAGAGGATGATGGGAGAGTTGAAGTTGGTGCAATGGCAGATGTTTCAGAGGAGAAGAACCAGGGGATTAAGAAGAGGAATATGACCAACGTTTCAGAGGAGAAGGATCagaagacgaagaagaggaGCATGACCAAGCTCATTGCAGAGATGGATTTGAATGCTGTTGAGGTTAGTGATACGGAAGAAGAGATCGATGTGGTAGTTGCTGCTGTTGTTAATGAAGAGAAGCATGAGGATGTAAAGGATCCTGAGTTAGTGAATTCTGTTGTTGAAGTAGATGATGGAACTGGCTCTGGGAAGAGGGAAAGGAAGAAGAGCAAGTATTTATCTTATCCTTACACTGACTACATTGAGAATAACAAGAATTCGACATCACCAGAGGATATTGAGATGAAGACGCCAAAGAAACGTGGTGTGCTTATTGGGTCACCAAGGAAGTCAAGATTCAGTGGTGATGGATTTGATAAGGAAGAGGATCAGAAGAGTCCAGTGTATAAGATTGATGCCACTCCTGTATCTGAGATTTTAGCAGAGCTCCAGGCTACTGCTGTCGATGGCCTTCATCTGAAATGGAACCGCTTAGCAAAAGCAGTAAGGGGTTTCCTTGCTGTTTATCGAAACTCAGTGTTCTCTGATGGTTCAGAGTTTCAGGCTTACCAGAAACACCTCAGTGAATGTGGTTGCATGAATGGTAAAGGTCTGGATACTGCCAAGGTTGATTGTTTGAAAGAAGACAACAATGAGCGGAGTGACAAGCTGAAGAAAGGTGAAGCTAATGGAGAAATTTTGGATGATGGTAAAATGAAAAGGTCTGGGAAAGGTAATGCTTTGCAGAAAAAGAAGGCAAGGAAGGATAATGCTGAAGGGCAAACTACATTGTTGGATTCAGCTCCTAGTTTGACATTGTTGAAGAGGCAGATGAGGATTGATGGTGGAGCTCCAGTCAATGTGTCTGTGGAGTTTACAGATGATTTAGGGAAAGGTAAATCTATGGGTGGGAGGAGGAAGGGCAAGAACAATAGCAATTTCCAGGTTGCTGTAGATTCAGGACCAAAACTTTGGAATGCAGCCAAACTCAGTGAAGCTCTCGAAAAGCCGAATGCAAGCGGGGAGCTTTCAAATGGTGGATCATTTGTGAATCCTGAGCATATGGTTGTTGAACCTCCCAAAAGTGGTGATAAATCAGGGCAAAAGAGGAGAAACAGCAAGGAAAGCATTACCGATGCTTTGGAAGGTGGCAAATCAgggaagaaaaggaagagaaaCAAGAATGGAAATAGTTGTGCACGTCCAGAAGCTCTGCTCTTGTCATTTGCTCCAGGAACCATTCTGCCTTCCAAAGCTGAACTCGTTGCAGAATTCAGCAAGTATGGCAGCTTGAATGAGGCAGGCACAGAAGTGCATGAGGATTCATTCAGTGCCCGTGTTGTTTACATGAACAGCTCTGATGTCGAGAAAGCCTTGAACAGTCAAGATAAAACTGGAGTCTTTGCTCCTCCATATGCTACTTATCGTGTTCATTACCTACCTGGAAACTTCAGCCCCTCTGAACTAAAACTCTCTGTTCCACAGCCACTTCCTTACATTAGGAAAAACCTCGAGAGGATGATCACTACTCTGACCGGTTCTTCGGTTCCTGGCAAACATGCAGGGCAAGCAGATGGACTGAAGGTTGATGCAAAGGAAAATTTAGTTGGTGAGATGCAGGGACTTCTGGAGAAGGTCAACCAGCTACTTGATGAACCACCAACCG AAGGTTACCTGGTGGATTAG
- the LOC120261619 gene encoding phosphatidylinositol 3-kinase, root isoform, which produces MAANEFRFFLSCDINLPVTFRIERLEGQLAQSPSPTGNDTTDGSKNAELFAECTLYIDGAPFGLPTRTRLESSGHPYCWNELVTLSAKYRDLTSQAQLALTVWDVSCDKDGALVGGATVLLFNRKKQLKTGKQKLRLWPKKEADGKHPTSTPGKVPRHERGEVERLERLVNKYERGQMQRVDWLDRLTFRAIDKIKESESGRIGNSHLSLIVDFCSFEHRVVFQESGSNFFTPPPISTTNELVIVWDPEVGRTNPSEHKQLKLARSLKREIIDKDLKPSSSEWKSIQRILKYPPTCNLSGDEKHLLWKFRLSLMSDKRALTKFLRCVEWSDVQEAKHAIDLMGRWETIDVTDALELLSPVFESEEVRAYAVGILERADDEELQCYLLQLVQALRFERSDKSRLALFLVQRSLYNIELASFLRWYVAVELHDPAYAKRFYCTHEILEDSMMNATGFNGEDGRKLWQSLVRQTELTAQLCSIMRDVRNVRGGTQKKIEKLRQLLSGLLSELTYFDEPIRSPLAPGVLITGIVPAESSIFKSALHPLRLTFRTASGGTCKVIFKKGDDLRQDQLVIQMVSLMDRLLKLENLDLHLTPYRVLATGQDEGMLEFIPSSSLAQILSEHRTIVNYLQKFHPDEDGPFGITATCLETFIKSCAGYSVITYILGIGDRHLDNLLLRDDGRLFHVDFGFILGRDPKPFPPPMKLCKEMVEAMGGAESQYYTRFKSYCCEAYNILRKSSNLILNLFYLMARSSIPDIASDPEKGILKLQEKFRLDLDDEASIHFFQDLINDSVSALFPQMVETIHRWAQYWR; this is translated from the exons ATGGCTGCGAACGAGTTCCGGTTCTTCCTCTCTTGCGACATCAATCTCCCCGTCACCTTCCGGATCGAGCGTTTGGAGGGTCAATTGGCACAATCTCCATCCCCAACTG GTAATGATACAACAGATGGGAGTAAAAATGCAGAGCTATTTGCTGAATGTACGTTGTACATTGATGGCGCTCCTTTTGGGCTACCAACAAGAACAAg GCTGGAATCATCAGGTCATCCATATTGTTGGAATGAACTTGTTACACTGAGTGCTAAATATAGGGATTTGACCTCTCAAGCACAACTTGCATTAACT GTATGGGATGTTTCATGTGATAAGGATGGTGCTTTGGTTGGAGGGGCTACTGTTCTCCTTTTTAATCGCAAAAAGCAACTTAAAACTGGGAAGCAAAAGCTTCGTCTCTGGCCAAAAAAAGAAGCTGACGGTAAACACCCTACTAGCACCCCTGGAAAG GTTCCCAGGCATGAGCGTGGGGAGGTGGAGCGTTTGGAGAGACTTGTGAACAAGTACGAAAGGGGTCAGATGCAGCGTGTTGACTGGTTGGACCGCCTCACATTCAGAGCTATTGACAAAATAAAGGAAAGTGAAAGTGGTAGAATTGGCAATTCTCACCTAAGCCTGATAGTTGACTTCTGCAGCTTTGAGCACAGAGTTGTTTTTCag GAGTCAGGATCAAATTTTTTTACCCCACCTCCAATATCCACGACAAATGAGCTTGTAATTGTTTGGGATCCTGAAGTTGGAAGAACCAATCCTTCTGAGCACAAACAATTAAAgcttgcaaggagtttaaaaCGCGAGATTATTGATAAGGATCTTAAACCCAGTTCAAGTGAATGGAA gTCGATACAAAGAATACTTAAGTACCCACCGACATGCAATTTGAGTGGTGATGAGAAACACTTGTTATGGAAATTCCGTTTATCTTTAATGTCCGATAAGAGGGCCCTTACAAAGTTTCTTCGCTGTGTTGAATGGAGTGATGTTCAG GAAGCTAAACATGCAATTGACTTAATGGGAAGGTGGGAAACCATTGATGTCACTGATGCCTTGGAACTTCTTTCTCCTGTTTTTGAAAGTGAGGAA GTTCGTGCATATGCTGTTGGAATCCTTGAAAGGGCTGAtgatgaagagcttcaatgttATTTGCTTCAACTTGTACAAGCCCTTCGGTTTGAGAGATCCGACAAGTCTCGTTTGGCACTTTTTCTTGTACAACGAT CATTGTACAATATCGAGTTGGCTAGCTTTCTGCGATGGTATGTAGCGGTGGAGCTTCATGATCCTGCTTATGCAAAGCGTTTTTATTGTACTCATGAAATACTCGAAGATAGTATGATGAAT gcaACTGGTTTTAATGGAGAAGATGGACGCAAGTTGTGGCAAAGTCTTGTGCGTCAAACTGAATTGACGGCACAGCTGTGTTCTATTATGAGAGATGTAAGAAACGTCCGTGGTGGTACACAAAAGAAGATTGAAAAATTGAGGCAGTTGCTTTCAGGACTCCTGAGTGAGCTTACCTATTTTGATGAG CCAATTCGCTCACCTTTGGCACCTGGTGTGCTCATAACTGGGATTGTGCCAGCAGAATCATCCATTTTTAAAAGTGCTTTACATCCTCTACGCCTTACATTTCGAACAGCAAGTGGGGGAACTTGCAAGGTCATATTCAAAAAGGGAGATGACCTTCGGCAAGATCAATTG GTCATTCAAATGGTTTCTCTTATGGATAGATTGCTGAAGTTGGAGAATCTTGACTTGCATCTGACTCCATATAGAGTCCTAGCAACTGGACAAGATGAGGGAATGCTAGAGTTTATTCCATCCAGCTCTTTAGCACAG attttatcagaGCACCGTACTATTGTAAATTATCTTCAAAAGTTCCACCCAGATGAAGATGGACCATTTGGTATTACTGCTACCTGCCTTGAAACATTCATAAAGAGCTGTGCTGGCTATTCTGTTATCACATACATATTGGGTATTGGAGACAG GCATTTGGATAATCTTCTACTTAGAGACGATGGACGCCTCTTTCATGTGGATTTTGGCTTCATTCTTGGTCGCGATCCAAAGCCATTCCCACCACCCATGAAACTGTGCAAAGAAATGGTCGAGGCCATGGGTGGAGCTGAAag CCAATATTATACCAGGTTTAAATCTTACTGTTGTGAAGCCTATAACATTCTACGGAAGTCCAGCAACCTCATCTTGAACCTCTTTTATTTGATGGCTCGTTCTAGCATTCCTGATATAGCTTCCGACCCTGAGAAAGGCATTCTCAAG CTCCAAGAGAAATTCAGGTTGGACTTGGATGATGAGGCTTCCATTCATTTCTTCCAAGATCTTATTAATGACAGTGTAAGCGCCTTGTTTCCTCAAATGGTTGAGACCATCCACAGGTGGGCTCAATATTGGCGCTGA